From the Salinimicrobium tongyeongense genome, one window contains:
- a CDS encoding YbbR-like domain-containing protein, which translates to MLNRFKTVTRARFKKTDFNSFLFFLFFAIVIWIFVQFSKQYSEVIEIPVEYVNVPPDKLLLNNPENLQLRVEENGFTVAWFSLFAPSLHIDLSKAEMNNGNLVYDLVENRAELQSQLELDLDENQFLKEALVVKYEQKQEKRLPVIFRSNIAYAAGYSAVNNLSFTPDSIRVSGPDNILDTLSSLVTKPLSLSRVKNDQEGTVYLDTTALPNVTFYQNRVRYSLDVEKFTEGKVQVPIEVINVPRGLNVVIFPKEVVLFFQVNLKDFNKVTASDFRVVVDFNNVRGEQDFLIPEVIKKPDFTSNLRLNEKRIQFIIKK; encoded by the coding sequence ATGCTCAATAGATTTAAAACGGTTACCAGGGCGCGGTTTAAAAAAACCGACTTTAATTCATTTTTGTTTTTCCTGTTCTTCGCCATAGTAATCTGGATCTTTGTGCAATTTTCCAAGCAGTACAGCGAAGTGATTGAAATTCCGGTGGAATACGTGAATGTGCCACCAGATAAATTGCTGCTGAACAATCCTGAAAACCTTCAGCTAAGGGTAGAGGAGAACGGGTTTACCGTGGCCTGGTTTTCACTTTTTGCGCCAAGCCTTCATATAGACCTCTCTAAAGCCGAAATGAACAACGGGAACCTGGTGTATGATCTTGTCGAAAACCGGGCAGAACTTCAGTCCCAGCTGGAACTTGATCTCGATGAAAACCAGTTCTTAAAAGAAGCACTTGTCGTAAAGTACGAACAAAAACAGGAAAAAAGGCTGCCGGTGATCTTCCGAAGTAATATAGCGTATGCAGCAGGCTACTCGGCTGTGAACAATCTTAGTTTCACACCCGACTCCATAAGGGTAAGCGGCCCCGATAACATTTTAGACACCCTGTCAAGCCTTGTTACCAAGCCGCTCTCGCTTTCAAGAGTGAAAAACGATCAGGAAGGCACTGTGTATCTCGATACCACCGCACTTCCAAATGTGACTTTTTACCAGAACCGGGTGCGCTACAGCCTGGATGTGGAAAAGTTTACCGAGGGAAAGGTGCAGGTGCCTATTGAGGTCATCAATGTGCCGCGGGGACTAAATGTGGTGATATTTCCGAAGGAAGTGGTGTTGTTCTTCCAGGTTAACCTGAAAGATTTCAATAAAGTGACCGCTTCAGATTTCAGGGTGGTGGTCGATTTTAATAATGTGCGGGGCGAGCAGGATTTTCTTATTCCTGAAGTGATCAAGAAACCAGATTTCACATCAAACCTTCGGCTTAATGAAAAGAGGATTCAATTTATTATCAAGAAATGA
- a CDS encoding glycosyltransferase produces the protein MELSFSFIIPVYNRPAEIRELLQSMCELDYGKAFEVVIVEDGSTVSSEEVVSQFNELLNISYFKKPNSGPGDSRNYGMARAAGNYFLILDSDVILPAHYLTEVEKGLQQDFVHCFGGPDAAHQEFSDLQKAINYTMTSFLTTGGIRGGKKMLGKFEPRSFNMGLSKEAFLASGGFGRIHPGEDPDLALRLQKRHFETSLFPEAFVYHKRRIDWEKFYRQVNKFGMVRPILNKWHPESARITYWFPALFSLGLMATVVFAIFGWYLPLWLYIAYFVTLFFHSLFLTGSVKIAAYALVATLVQFLGYGFGFCKSTCYLRLFNMDPEERFPKLFFKHAQ, from the coding sequence ATGGAGCTTTCTTTTTCGTTCATTATCCCCGTTTACAACCGCCCGGCCGAGATCAGGGAACTGCTGCAAAGCATGTGTGAACTCGACTACGGCAAAGCCTTTGAAGTGGTGATCGTTGAAGACGGTTCTACAGTTTCTTCGGAAGAAGTGGTGAGCCAATTTAATGAATTGCTGAACATCAGCTACTTCAAAAAACCGAATTCCGGTCCCGGGGATTCCCGGAATTACGGAATGGCCAGGGCTGCCGGTAATTATTTCCTGATCCTTGATTCTGATGTGATTTTGCCAGCCCATTATTTAACCGAAGTTGAAAAAGGGCTGCAGCAGGATTTTGTTCATTGTTTTGGTGGCCCCGATGCCGCCCACCAGGAATTTAGCGATCTCCAAAAAGCCATTAATTACACCATGACCTCTTTTTTGACTACCGGCGGAATTAGAGGTGGAAAGAAAATGCTTGGAAAATTTGAACCCCGCAGCTTTAATATGGGATTGTCAAAAGAAGCCTTTCTTGCCAGTGGTGGCTTCGGAAGGATCCATCCCGGTGAAGATCCTGATTTGGCACTGCGGCTCCAAAAAAGGCATTTTGAGACAAGCTTATTTCCGGAAGCTTTTGTTTATCACAAGCGCCGTATAGACTGGGAGAAATTTTACCGGCAGGTAAACAAATTTGGGATGGTAAGGCCTATATTAAACAAATGGCACCCAGAATCGGCCAGGATCACGTACTGGTTTCCCGCCTTGTTTAGTCTCGGCTTAATGGCAACGGTTGTTTTTGCCATTTTTGGATGGTATTTGCCCTTGTGGCTATATATCGCATACTTTGTAACGCTGTTTTTTCATTCCCTTTTCCTAACCGGCAGTGTAAAGATCGCAGCCTACGCTCTTGTAGCTACTCTCGTACAATTTTTGGGCTACGGGTTTGGTTTCTGCAAGTCAACCTGCTATCTTAGGTTATTCAACATGGACCCGGAAGAGAGGTTTCCAAAGCTATTTTTTAAACATGCTCAATAG
- a CDS encoding enoyl-ACP reductase FabI: MSYNLLKGKKGVIFGALDENSIAWKTAMRVHEEGGEFVLTNAPIAMRMGNIKDLAEKTNSQIIPADATSVEDLDNLVDKAMEVLGGKLDFVLHSIGMSVNVRKGNHYTDMNYDFTTKGWDVSAVSFHKTMQSLYKKDAMNEWGSIMALSYIAAQKVFPDYNDMADNKAYLESIARSFGYFFGKEKKVRVNTISQSPTPTTAGTGVKGFDGFIAYADEMSPLGNATGMDCANYIVAMFSDLTKRVTLQNLFNDGGFSNMGVSQQVMEAFIKGKGE; this comes from the coding sequence ATGTCATATAATCTACTTAAAGGAAAAAAAGGGGTCATCTTTGGAGCCTTAGACGAAAATTCTATTGCCTGGAAAACCGCTATGCGTGTGCATGAAGAAGGAGGGGAGTTTGTACTTACCAACGCGCCTATTGCCATGCGAATGGGAAATATTAAAGACCTTGCCGAAAAGACCAACTCCCAAATTATCCCTGCAGATGCTACCAGTGTAGAAGACCTGGACAATCTTGTAGATAAAGCCATGGAGGTTCTTGGTGGGAAACTCGATTTTGTTCTCCACTCTATAGGAATGTCGGTCAATGTTCGAAAAGGGAATCATTACACCGATATGAATTACGATTTCACCACCAAAGGCTGGGATGTATCGGCTGTATCTTTCCATAAAACCATGCAGAGCCTTTATAAAAAGGACGCCATGAACGAGTGGGGGAGCATTATGGCCCTTTCTTACATCGCTGCCCAAAAAGTATTCCCAGATTATAACGATATGGCCGATAACAAGGCATATCTTGAATCTATTGCCCGCAGTTTCGGGTATTTCTTCGGAAAAGAGAAAAAAGTAAGGGTGAACACCATTTCCCAGTCGCCAACGCCTACCACCGCTGGTACCGGTGTAAAAGGTTTTGACGGATTTATCGCATATGCCGATGAAATGTCGCCGCTTGGAAACGCAACAGGAATGGATTGTGCCAACTACATCGTGGCGATGTTCTCAGACCTTACAAAAAGAGTGACCCTTCAAAACCTTTTCAACGACGGTGGTTTCTCCAACATGGGAGTAAGCCAGCAGGTGATGGAAGCTTTTATAAAGGGCAAAGGAGAGTAA